From the genome of Phreatobacter cathodiphilus, one region includes:
- a CDS encoding YHS domain-containing (seleno)protein, translating into MSVLRQFLRPLAWTLAITGLYAGIAVLIGMTSESGSRAATTERIVTDRLTGLAIYGFDPVAYFTEREPRQGLPTYELSWSGATWRFVNEGNREAFMQDPAIYEPRFGGYDPVAIGNGMPTAGHPSVWVLYRDRLYVFHSEANRDAFAADPEQALDRAEIRWPAVKAQLVP; encoded by the coding sequence ATGTCGGTGTTGAGGCAATTCCTGCGCCCGCTCGCTTGGACCCTCGCGATCACCGGCCTTTATGCCGGCATCGCCGTGCTCATCGGCATGACGAGCGAGTCCGGCAGCCGCGCCGCCACCACCGAACGCATCGTCACCGACCGCCTGACCGGCCTCGCCATCTACGGCTTCGACCCCGTCGCCTATTTCACCGAGCGGGAGCCGCGGCAGGGCTTGCCCACCTATGAACTCTCCTGGTCGGGAGCCACCTGGCGCTTCGTCAACGAGGGCAACCGCGAAGCGTTCATGCAGGACCCGGCGATCTACGAGCCCCGCTTCGGCGGCTACGACCCCGTCGCCATCGGCAACGGAATGCCGACCGCCGGCCACCCCTCTGTCTGGGTGCTCTATCGCGACCGCCTCTACGTCTTCCATTCCGAGGCGAACCGGGACGCCTTCGCCGCCGACCCGGAACAGGCGCTCGACCGCGCCGAGATCCGCTGGCCCGCCGTCAAGGCCCAGCTCGTCCCCTGA
- a CDS encoding alpha/beta hydrolase family esterase — MALAAPAGGPRPAAAQSVTTLTYQMPGGNRTVLVTDFAQGRPAPLVIVLHAAEGSSEQIRRYLTWDVIGKRERLLVVYPQGVRGGWNDGRPADGRRFNPLARVDDVGFIRNMVADLNNKGRIDRRRVYLIGVSAGGHMTNRLICEASDLFAAAAPLLATLAARWTFHCAGQPMPVLMVNGTEDPITPWGGRPGGVDPDAALSSVNATFAFFRSRNGCVSAGERPLPEQETSDNSRVHLAEGTGCHHATRLYRVEGGGHHTPTGLERRQRPPIGALLGQQNHDIETDEEIWAFFAEKRRP, encoded by the coding sequence ATGGCCCTCGCCGCTCCGGCAGGTGGTCCACGGCCTGCCGCGGCCCAGTCGGTGACGACGCTCACCTACCAGATGCCCGGCGGCAACCGCACCGTGCTGGTGACCGATTTCGCCCAGGGACGCCCGGCACCGCTCGTCATCGTGCTGCATGCCGCGGAAGGCTCGTCGGAACAGATTCGCCGCTATCTCACCTGGGACGTGATCGGCAAGCGCGAACGCCTCCTCGTCGTCTATCCACAGGGTGTCAGGGGCGGCTGGAACGACGGCCGGCCGGCCGACGGGCGACGCTTCAACCCGCTCGCCCGCGTCGACGACGTGGGCTTCATCCGCAACATGGTCGCCGACCTCAACAACAAGGGACGCATCGACCGGCGACGTGTCTATCTCATCGGCGTCTCGGCAGGCGGCCACATGACGAACCGGCTGATCTGCGAGGCGAGCGACCTCTTCGCCGCCGCGGCCCCGCTGCTCGCCACGCTCGCCGCGCGCTGGACCTTCCACTGCGCCGGCCAGCCCATGCCGGTGCTGATGGTCAACGGCACGGAGGATCCGATCACCCCCTGGGGCGGGCGCCCGGGTGGCGTCGATCCCGACGCCGCGCTGTCCTCCGTCAACGCCACCTTCGCCTTCTTCCGCAGCCGCAACGGCTGTGTCTCGGCCGGCGAGCGGCCGCTTCCGGAACAGGAAACCTCGGACAATTCCCGGGTGCACCTGGCCGAGGGAACGGGCTGCCACCATGCGACGCGTCTCTACCGCGTCGAGGGCGGCGGCCATCACACGCCGACGGGCCTGGAGCGGCGGCAACGCCCGCCGATCGGCGCGCTGCTCGGCCAGCAGAACCACGACATCGAGACCGACGAGGAGATCTGGGCCTTCTTCGCCGAGAAGCGGCGGCCCTGA
- a CDS encoding D-2-hydroxyacid dehydrogenase: MTAFPALSDITIGFGHSAYRLGEEFARRNTGIRFEEFRSAAEFHQRIGDFDVVCVSAFWRNAPLENAGRLRFIQSVSAGIDVFGLDALKVKGVRLASAQGANAIAVAEHAMGLTLALSRMIHTARDNQARKHWRGMISDPAAREDELAAKTMLIIGLGGIGGRLARFAKAFDMRVVGLKRDTSVKVENVDALVGPADLDRALGEADVVVLTCPLTSETEGLINAARLKAMKPTAHLINCARGKVVDEDALIAALKAGTIAAAGLDVTREEPLPEGSPLWTMENVLITPHTGGETASYERRVIDLLVENIGRLSRGEPLVNGIL, encoded by the coding sequence ATGACCGCCTTTCCCGCCCTGTCCGACATCACCATCGGCTTCGGCCATTCCGCCTACCGGCTGGGCGAGGAGTTCGCCCGCCGCAACACCGGCATCCGCTTCGAGGAATTCCGGTCGGCCGCCGAGTTCCACCAGCGCATCGGCGATTTCGACGTGGTCTGCGTCTCGGCCTTCTGGCGCAATGCGCCGCTGGAGAACGCCGGCAGGCTGCGCTTCATCCAGTCGGTCAGCGCCGGCATCGACGTCTTCGGCCTCGACGCGCTGAAGGTGAAGGGCGTGCGCCTCGCCAGCGCCCAGGGGGCGAACGCCATCGCGGTGGCCGAACACGCCATGGGCCTGACGCTCGCGCTGTCGCGGATGATCCACACGGCCCGCGACAACCAGGCGCGCAAGCACTGGCGCGGCATGATCTCCGACCCCGCCGCGCGCGAGGACGAACTGGCGGCCAAGACCATGCTCATCATCGGCCTCGGCGGCATCGGCGGGCGCCTCGCCCGCTTCGCCAAGGCCTTCGACATGCGCGTCGTCGGCCTCAAGCGGGACACCTCGGTGAAGGTCGAGAACGTCGACGCGCTGGTCGGCCCGGCCGACCTCGACCGGGCGCTCGGCGAGGCCGACGTCGTGGTGCTGACCTGCCCGCTGACCTCGGAAACCGAGGGCCTCATCAACGCCGCGCGGCTGAAGGCGATGAAGCCGACCGCCCATCTCATCAACTGCGCGCGCGGCAAGGTGGTGGATGAGGACGCCCTGATCGCGGCGCTGAAGGCGGGCACCATCGCCGCGGCGGGCCTCGACGTGACGCGCGAGGAGCCGCTGCCCGAGGGCTCGCCCCTCTGGACCATGGAGAACGTGCTGATCACGCCCCATACCGGCGGCGAGACGGCCTCCTACGAGCGGCGTGTGATCGATCTGCTGGTGGAGAACATCGGCCGGCTGTCGCGTGGCGAGCCGCTGGTGAACGGCATTCTCTGA
- a CDS encoding polysaccharide deacetylase family protein translates to MTHPTTPPDLPSHGRYAYSAITRRPVYDWPGGKRLAVYLGVNLEHFAFGTGLGAELAPGGPQPDVLNYAWRDYGNRVGVWRMIELFDALAMPASVLVNSSIYGYCPEVMEAFRARGDEILGHGRTNSERQGILDEASEAALIAETSAVIAAAEGKAPKGWLGPWISQSPVTPDLLAENGYGYLLDWCQDDQPVWFSTRGGGRILSVPYPQELNDIPAIVARKDSASQFADMIIDQFDEMLEQSRAMPLVMGIALHPYIVGQPYRLRQLRRALAHIAARRDDVWLTTAGAVADHVAALPEGIVPGSRGA, encoded by the coding sequence ATGACCCATCCGACCACGCCGCCGGACCTGCCCTCCCACGGGCGCTATGCCTACAGCGCCATCACCCGCCGCCCCGTCTACGACTGGCCCGGCGGCAAACGGCTCGCCGTCTATCTCGGCGTCAACCTCGAGCATTTCGCCTTCGGCACGGGCCTCGGCGCCGAGCTCGCCCCCGGCGGCCCGCAGCCGGACGTGCTCAACTACGCCTGGCGCGACTACGGCAACCGCGTCGGCGTCTGGCGCATGATCGAGCTCTTCGACGCCCTCGCCATGCCCGCCTCGGTGCTCGTCAATTCCTCCATCTACGGCTATTGCCCGGAGGTAATGGAGGCCTTCCGCGCGCGCGGCGACGAGATCCTCGGCCACGGCCGCACCAATTCCGAGCGGCAGGGCATTCTCGACGAGGCGAGCGAGGCCGCCCTCATCGCCGAGACGAGCGCGGTCATCGCCGCCGCCGAGGGCAAGGCGCCGAAGGGCTGGCTCGGCCCGTGGATCTCCCAGAGCCCGGTGACGCCCGATCTCCTCGCCGAGAACGGCTACGGCTATCTCCTCGACTGGTGCCAGGACGACCAGCCGGTCTGGTTTTCTACCCGCGGCGGCGGGCGCATCCTCTCCGTCCCCTATCCGCAGGAGCTCAACGACATCCCCGCCATCGTGGCGCGCAAGGATTCCGCCAGCCAGTTCGCCGACATGATCATCGACCAGTTCGACGAGATGCTGGAGCAGTCGCGGGCCATGCCGCTGGTCATGGGCATCGCGCTGCATCCCTACATCGTCGGCCAGCCCTACCGGCTGCGGCAGTTGCGGCGCGCCCTCGCCCATATCGCAGCGCGGCGCGACGACGTCTGGCTGACGACGGCGGGAGCCGTCGCCGACCATGTCGCGGCGCTTCCCGAGGGGATCGTGCCAGGGTCGCGGGGAGCTTGA
- a CDS encoding ABC transporter substrate-binding protein, with the protein MITRRAATAGLGLALFAPAVRAQALTPIKFTLGWKTQGSDAPYFVARDKGYFREAGLDVTIDQGEGSGATVTRIMGGAYDAGFGDINAIIQNAATRPADTPVMVYQMWNQPPFALVAKKSSGIATVKDLEGRKLGGAPGTPTTRLLPVFAKANNLDMAKLTVTSMAPNLQEPMLIQGQIDAALVFNITSYFNLVLNRQDPDKDFVWFAFGDHGLDLYSNGMMVSQKLLKDNPKAVAGLVKAVNRANVEVAADQNMGMAAVRNYDGLVNIPVEKRRLQYAFDKLIMSPELKEIGAGDVKDDRLARAIGMVVTGYELTRTPAPAEIFNRSFLPARAEREMAYKMT; encoded by the coding sequence ATGATCACCCGACGCGCAGCCACCGCCGGCCTCGGCCTCGCCCTCTTCGCCCCGGCCGTCAGGGCGCAGGCCCTGACCCCCATCAAGTTCACGCTGGGCTGGAAAACCCAGGGCTCGGACGCGCCCTATTTCGTCGCCCGCGACAAGGGCTATTTCCGCGAGGCGGGCCTCGACGTCACCATCGACCAGGGCGAGGGGTCGGGTGCCACCGTCACGCGGATCATGGGAGGAGCCTATGATGCGGGCTTCGGCGACATCAATGCGATCATTCAGAATGCAGCGACGCGCCCGGCCGACACTCCGGTCATGGTCTATCAGATGTGGAACCAGCCGCCCTTCGCGCTGGTCGCCAAGAAGTCGAGCGGCATCGCCACGGTGAAGGACCTCGAGGGCCGCAAGCTCGGCGGCGCGCCCGGCACCCCGACGACGCGGCTGCTGCCGGTCTTCGCCAAGGCCAACAATCTCGACATGGCCAAGCTCACGGTGACCAGCATGGCGCCGAACCTGCAGGAGCCGATGCTGATCCAGGGCCAGATCGACGCGGCGCTGGTGTTCAACATCACCAGCTATTTCAACCTGGTGCTGAACCGCCAGGACCCGGACAAGGACTTCGTCTGGTTCGCCTTCGGCGACCACGGCCTCGACCTCTATTCCAACGGCATGATGGTGTCGCAGAAGCTCCTGAAGGACAATCCGAAGGCGGTGGCGGGCCTGGTCAAGGCGGTGAACCGCGCCAATGTGGAGGTCGCCGCCGACCAGAACATGGGCATGGCTGCGGTGCGCAACTACGACGGGCTGGTCAACATTCCCGTCGAGAAGCGCCGCCTGCAATATGCCTTCGACAAGCTGATCATGTCGCCGGAGCTGAAGGAGATCGGTGCCGGCGACGTGAAGGACGACCGCCTCGCCCGCGCCATCGGCATGGTGGTCACCGGCTACGAGCTGACCCGCACGCCGGCGCCGGCGGAAATCTTCAACCGGTCGTTCCTGCCGGCGCGAGCCGAGCGCGAGATGGCCTACAAGATGACCTGA